Proteins from one Bacteroides zhangwenhongii genomic window:
- a CDS encoding efflux RND transporter permease subunit has protein sequence MIKFLIRRPIAVLMAFTACFIIGLVTYSTLPVSLLPDIAIPEITVQVSAANTSARELENTIVKPLRGQLIQVSTLKDIHSESRDGAGIIRLSFDYGTNTDLAFIEVNEKIDAAMNFLPKETERPKVIKASATDIPVFYLNLTLKNDTAGYGTGEAFLDLCGFAESVIKRRIEQLPEVAMVDVTGIVERQVQIVPDENKLAMMGLSIGDIESALSSNNVEPGSMTVRDGYYEYNIKFSTLLRTAEDVENIYLRKGDRIVQLKDFCKVSIVPVKEKGVSVSNGKRAVTLAVIKQADENMDKMRNSLVGTMNYFQRVYPDIDFSISRNQTELLDYTISNLQQNLSLGFLFICLVAVLFLGDVKSPLVIGLSMVVSIVISFVFFYLCNMSLNIISLAGLILALGMMIDSSIIVTENISQYRERGYSLRRACITGTSEVVTPMLSSSLTTIAVFAPLIFMSGIAGAIFYDQAFSVTVGLMVSYFTGIMLLPVLYLLVYRTGVCTRKWKWFSFRFNNPIKDHTLDRFYDSGVDWVFRHKTFSVLFCIVSIPLCVFFFFFIDKQRMPDIEENELIVRIEWNENIHVDENRKRVDGLFKELEGRFLEQTASIGRQDFILNRERELSSSEAELYFRTETSDEIVPLEQEIYRRLKERYPLSVVSFASPETVFEKLFVTGEPDVVAEFYARNRAQAPEAETIRKVEQALAKETGINPTGIAFENQLDLSISKEKLLLYRVSYNELYRVLKTAFRENSVTMLHSYQQYLPINIAGNERTVNRVLQETLIQTQPDSKGEVEYIPLRELLKVTPAEDLKSITSGRNGEFVPFDFYGVRDADKLIKNVKRVAEETGDWDTGFSGSFFSNREMLDELVVILMISLLLMYFILAAQFESFLQPLLVLAEIPIDVAFALLLLWLCGHTLNLMSAIGLIVTCGIVINDSILKLDAINELRKSGVPLLEAIHEAGRRRLRPIIMTSLTTIFAMVPLLFSSDMGSELQKPLSIAMIGTMSIGTAVSLFIIPLLYWFIYRKKEEISNKD, from the coding sequence ATGATAAAATTTTTAATCCGGCGTCCTATTGCGGTACTGATGGCTTTTACCGCCTGTTTCATTATCGGGCTGGTGACGTATTCCACCCTGCCGGTTTCATTGCTTCCGGATATTGCCATTCCGGAGATAACGGTTCAGGTATCCGCCGCCAATACATCTGCCCGTGAGTTGGAAAATACGATTGTGAAACCTTTACGCGGACAACTGATTCAGGTTTCGACCCTGAAAGATATCCATAGTGAGTCACGTGACGGGGCGGGAATTATCCGTTTGTCTTTTGATTACGGTACGAATACCGACCTTGCCTTTATCGAGGTGAACGAGAAGATAGACGCTGCGATGAACTTCCTTCCGAAAGAGACGGAACGTCCGAAAGTGATAAAGGCAAGCGCTACGGATATTCCCGTATTTTACCTGAATCTGACATTGAAGAATGACACTGCCGGTTATGGTACGGGAGAAGCTTTCCTGGATTTGTGCGGGTTTGCCGAATCGGTTATCAAACGCCGTATCGAGCAATTGCCGGAAGTCGCTATGGTAGACGTGACCGGAATCGTGGAACGCCAGGTACAAATTGTTCCTGATGAAAATAAGCTGGCGATGATGGGACTTTCCATCGGGGATATTGAATCGGCCCTGTCGTCCAATAATGTGGAACCGGGTAGTATGACGGTGCGTGACGGGTACTATGAATATAACATTAAGTTCTCTACACTGCTGCGCACGGCGGAAGATGTGGAAAATATCTATTTGCGCAAGGGCGACCGCATCGTACAGTTAAAGGATTTCTGCAAAGTTAGTATCGTGCCAGTGAAGGAGAAAGGTGTATCCGTGTCGAACGGCAAACGCGCAGTGACGCTGGCCGTCATCAAGCAGGCGGACGAGAACATGGACAAGATGAGGAATTCCCTTGTAGGCACTATGAACTATTTCCAGCGGGTGTATCCGGATATTGATTTCAGTATCAGCCGTAATCAGACGGAACTGCTGGACTATACGATTTCCAACCTGCAACAGAATCTTTCCTTGGGCTTCCTGTTTATCTGCCTGGTGGCGGTTCTGTTTCTGGGTGATGTGAAATCACCGCTGGTTATCGGACTTAGCATGGTGGTTTCCATCGTCATCAGCTTTGTATTCTTCTACCTTTGTAATATGTCATTGAACATCATTTCCCTTGCAGGGTTGATTCTGGCTCTGGGAATGATGATTGACAGCTCGATTATCGTGACCGAGAATATTTCTCAATATCGTGAACGGGGATATTCCCTGCGGCGTGCCTGTATCACGGGAACGAGCGAAGTGGTGACTCCCATGTTGAGTTCCTCGCTGACTACCATCGCCGTATTCGCTCCCTTGATTTTTATGAGTGGCATTGCCGGAGCCATCTTCTATGACCAGGCTTTCTCTGTCACGGTAGGGCTGATGGTGTCTTATTTTACGGGAATCATGCTTCTTCCCGTTCTTTACCTGCTGGTCTACCGTACAGGCGTCTGTACCCGAAAATGGAAGTGGTTTTCTTTCAGATTCAATAACCCAATAAAAGACCATACGCTGGACCGCTTTTATGATTCGGGAGTGGACTGGGTATTCCGTCATAAAACATTCAGTGTGCTATTCTGCATCGTTTCCATCCCGCTCTGCGTCTTCTTTTTTTTCTTCATAGATAAGCAGCGGATGCCCGATATAGAAGAGAACGAACTGATTGTCCGCATCGAATGGAATGAGAATATCCATGTGGATGAAAACAGGAAGCGTGTGGACGGACTTTTTAAGGAACTGGAGGGGCGGTTCCTTGAACAGACGGCTTCTATCGGCAGGCAGGACTTTATCTTGAACCGGGAAAGGGAACTTTCCTCTTCCGAAGCGGAACTTTATTTCCGGACGGAAACTTCCGATGAGATCGTTCCCTTGGAACAGGAGATATACCGGAGACTGAAAGAACGCTATCCGCTCTCTGTCGTGTCTTTCGCTTCACCGGAAACGGTGTTTGAAAAACTCTTCGTGACGGGTGAGCCGGATGTCGTTGCCGAGTTCTATGCCCGCAACAGGGCGCAGGCACCGGAAGCGGAAACAATTCGTAAAGTGGAGCAGGCACTGGCGAAGGAAACCGGAATCAACCCTACGGGTATCGCTTTCGAGAACCAGCTGGACCTGAGTATCAGCAAGGAAAAGCTCTTGCTCTACCGTGTCTCCTATAATGAGCTTTACCGTGTCTTGAAAACCGCTTTCCGTGAAAACAGCGTGACCATGCTGCATTCCTACCAGCAGTATCTTCCGATAAATATTGCGGGCAATGAGAGGACGGTGAACAGGGTCTTGCAGGAGACATTGATACAGACACAGCCGGACAGTAAAGGGGAGGTGGAATATATCCCGCTTCGGGAACTACTAAAGGTGACTCCCGCCGAAGACTTGAAAAGCATTACTTCCGGACGTAACGGAGAATTTGTGCCCTTCGACTTTTACGGGGTGCGGGATGCGGACAAGCTGATAAAGAATGTAAAGCGGGTAGCGGAGGAAACGGGAGACTGGGACACGGGCTTTTCCGGCAGCTTCTTCTCTAATCGGGAAATGCTGGATGAACTGGTAGTGATACTTATGATTTCACTGTTGCTGATGTATTTTATCCTTGCGGCACAGTTCGAGAGCTTTTTACAGCCTTTGCTTGTCCTGGCGGAGATTCCGATAGACGTGGCCTTTGCACTGTTGTTGCTTTGGCTTTGCGGGCACACACTGAATCTGATGTCCGCCATCGGGCTGATTGTCACCTGTGGCATTGTCATCAATGACTCTATATTGAAACTGGATGCCATCAATGAACTGCGCAAGTCAGGCGTCCCTTTGCTGGAAGCCATCCATGAAGCCGGCCGCAGGCGCCTGCGGCCCATAATCATGACTTCGCTGACTACGATTTTTGCCATGGTCCCGCTGTTGTTCTCTTCGGATATGGGTTCGGAACTGCAAAAGCCGTTGTCCATTGCCATGATAGGAACGATGTCAATAGGTACGGCAGTGAGTCTGTTCATCATACCGTTGCTTTACTGGTTCATTTACCGGAAAAAAGAAGAAATAAGTAATAAAGACTAG
- a CDS encoding efflux RND transporter periplasmic adaptor subunit yields MKKHNCIWLLLCWVLGINTSCSDKQSDTEKQELGVTTVLPDAKNEVTVQVLKRQTFNHELVSNGKVNARNKADLRFETSEVIARIYVKNGDRVHKGQKLAELDKFRLEQKLSQSEDALLKAELELKDILIGQGYSVDDFSNVPAETMKIAKVKSGYDQSKSQYELAKRETGHATLTAPFDGVVANLFSKAFNLANTSEVFCTVLDTKGMEAEFTVLESELAFIKKGDKVMVLPYAGGGSFEGSVSEINPLVDINGMVKVKADVNGEGKLFSGMNVRVSVRRNLGEQLVIPKTAVVLRSGKQVVFTLKDGKSMWNYVHTGMENATECIVSDKSQKGVEDGLLEGDTVIVTGNLNLAHEAEVNVR; encoded by the coding sequence ATGAAGAAACACAATTGTATATGGTTACTGTTATGTTGGGTATTAGGGATAAACACCTCTTGCTCCGACAAGCAAAGTGATACGGAAAAGCAAGAGCTGGGAGTGACCACCGTTCTTCCTGATGCAAAAAATGAGGTTACCGTCCAAGTTCTGAAACGGCAGACTTTTAATCACGAGTTGGTAAGCAATGGCAAGGTGAATGCCCGGAATAAAGCTGATTTGCGTTTTGAGACAAGTGAAGTTATCGCCCGTATCTATGTGAAGAATGGCGACCGTGTGCATAAAGGGCAAAAATTGGCGGAGTTGGACAAATTCCGTCTGGAGCAGAAACTGTCCCAGTCTGAGGATGCCTTGTTGAAAGCTGAGCTGGAGCTGAAGGATATATTGATAGGACAGGGGTATTCTGTTGATGATTTCAGCAACGTTCCGGCGGAGACGATGAAGATTGCCAAAGTAAAAAGCGGATATGACCAGTCGAAATCACAATATGAGTTGGCAAAGAGAGAAACGGGCCATGCCACACTGACCGCTCCTTTTGACGGAGTAGTGGCTAATCTTTTTTCGAAGGCTTTTAACCTGGCTAATACGTCTGAAGTATTCTGTACGGTTCTTGATACCAAAGGTATGGAGGCCGAATTTACTGTATTGGAGAGTGAACTTGCTTTTATAAAGAAGGGTGATAAGGTAATGGTTCTTCCCTATGCCGGAGGAGGCTCGTTTGAAGGCAGCGTGTCGGAAATCAACCCATTGGTGGATATCAACGGGATGGTGAAGGTGAAGGCTGACGTGAACGGAGAAGGCAAGCTGTTTAGCGGCATGAACGTAAGGGTCAGCGTGAGACGTAACTTGGGTGAACAGCTGGTGATTCCCAAGACGGCGGTGGTATTGCGCTCTGGCAAGCAGGTGGTGTTTACCTTGAAGGACGGCAAGTCCATGTGGAACTATGTGCATACGGGAATGGAGAATGCTACGGAATGCATCGTTTCTGATAAATCCCAAAAAGGAGTTGAAGATGGTTTGTTGGAAGGAGATACGGTCATTGTGACCGGAAATCTGAATCTGGCGCATGAAGCGGAAGTAAATGTAAGATAA
- a CDS encoding O-antigen ligase family protein — translation MADLIALLGVAAILSVVVFATPSDIPIGEMAYQKLWLGRMIFVFVICCVFSLCLNRKQYLSFPSIVTWVLIVLGGIEAIWGLRQIYGLAVSNHSLYALTGSFYNPGPYSGYLAMIFPLCLHEWLSLREKTERTCLEQGKYYVTLGVILLILCVLPAGMSRSAWIAAIISGVWVYGIHASWRIRLKEIRTRYKRKVGLACIAGGVIIIMIGYALFQLKATSANGRLFMWKVSALAIAESPIVGHGTGSFVSAYGRAQEDYFANGEYSETEELVAGSPEYAFNEYLQIAVEYGVPFLLVTALVITFCLWRGITENRIGICGGVISVLVFAFSSYPMQIPGFAVAFYLLLVACAIGRSRIILSLFLSMMVLLGAYYWRNNQYDACKDWHRVKMLYNIGAYRSAEKDYEKLYPELKNRGVFLFEYGHCLHKLKEYEMSTNVLEEAMIHSNDPMILNVIGKNYQATGDYEKAEKFLLRSTHRLPGRIYPYYLLAKLYAEPRYRQPEKLKDVAEIVLTKEPKIQSTAVKEMREEVRKLLK, via the coding sequence ATGGCAGATTTGATAGCGCTCTTGGGAGTGGCTGCAATTTTGAGCGTAGTGGTTTTTGCCACTCCGAGTGACATTCCTATTGGCGAAATGGCCTATCAAAAACTGTGGTTGGGACGCATGATCTTTGTTTTTGTCATTTGCTGTGTATTTTCTCTTTGCCTGAACAGAAAACAATATCTGTCTTTTCCATCCATCGTAACATGGGTATTGATTGTATTGGGAGGTATTGAGGCCATTTGGGGATTGAGACAGATATACGGTCTGGCAGTTTCCAATCATTCCTTGTATGCACTTACGGGGTCTTTCTATAATCCGGGTCCTTATTCGGGATATTTGGCGATGATATTTCCGCTCTGTCTGCATGAGTGGCTAAGCTTGAGAGAAAAAACGGAACGTACATGTCTGGAACAGGGAAAATATTATGTGACATTGGGAGTGATACTGTTGATTCTTTGTGTGCTGCCTGCCGGAATGAGCCGTTCGGCTTGGATTGCTGCCATTATATCGGGCGTATGGGTATATGGGATACACGCCTCATGGAGAATCAGATTAAAGGAGATCAGAACGAGATATAAAAGAAAGGTAGGATTAGCTTGTATCGCAGGTGGTGTTATAATCATAATGATTGGCTACGCACTTTTCCAACTGAAAGCAACTTCTGCCAACGGACGCTTGTTCATGTGGAAAGTCAGTGCTCTTGCTATTGCTGAAAGTCCCATCGTCGGACATGGAACAGGAAGCTTTGTTTCAGCTTATGGCAGAGCGCAGGAAGATTATTTCGCCAACGGTGAATATTCGGAGACAGAAGAATTAGTGGCAGGAAGTCCGGAGTATGCTTTTAATGAGTATTTACAGATAGCGGTGGAATATGGAGTTCCTTTTTTATTGGTGACTGCATTAGTGATTACATTTTGTCTTTGGAGGGGAATTACGGAAAATAGAATTGGCATTTGTGGAGGTGTGATTTCAGTATTGGTATTTGCTTTTTCTTCTTATCCGATGCAGATTCCAGGCTTTGCTGTTGCATTCTATTTATTGTTGGTGGCTTGTGCCATTGGACGTTCGAGGATAATACTGTCACTTTTTCTTTCAATGATGGTACTATTGGGAGCGTATTATTGGAGGAATAACCAATATGATGCGTGCAAAGACTGGCATCGTGTTAAAATGCTTTATAATATAGGAGCTTACCGGTCTGCTGAAAAAGACTACGAGAAGTTATATCCTGAGTTAAAGAATCGTGGGGTATTCCTTTTTGAATATGGTCATTGTCTTCATAAATTAAAAGAATACGAAATGTCAACAAACGTATTGGAGGAAGCGATGATACACAGTAATGACCCGATGATATTGAATGTTATTGGTAAGAATTATCAGGCGACAGGAGATTATGAAAAAGCCGAAAAATTTCTGCTACGTTCTACACATCGACTTCCGGGGCGGATTTATCCATATTATCTGTTGGCGAAGCTTTATGCGGAGCCAAGATATCGGCAACCTGAGAAATTAAAGGATGTTGCTGAAATAGTGTTGACGAAAGAACCAAAGATTCAATCAACAGCTGTCAAAGAAATGAGAGAAGAAGTAAGGAAATTATTGAAATAA
- the lepB gene encoding signal peptidase I gives MSKVKKIWNILENLAFFIFCMVVILFLMQLFCFTSFRIPSDSMEPTLKDGDRILVNKMIKGARLFDVFAVLNNEDVVIHRTPGLGNFKRNDILVFNFPYQMNRWDSVRFDVMQYYVKRCIALPGDTLEIRGGFYKIRGCDEQLGNYSAQHDLANLDYPEQYGIVVGTFPYDKQIGWTIREFGPLPIPKKEQTVMMNRTNCLLYRQLIGWEQKKKLRIKDGQILLGDSAITQYRFRKNYYFVSGDNMANSQDSRYWGMLPEEYIVGKATRIWYSEDKFTEKPRWDRIMKKIK, from the coding sequence ATGAGCAAAGTGAAGAAAATCTGGAATATATTGGAGAATTTGGCGTTCTTCATATTCTGTATGGTGGTAATTTTATTCTTGATGCAATTGTTCTGCTTCACTTCATTCAGGATACCTTCGGATTCTATGGAACCGACATTGAAGGATGGCGACCGGATATTGGTTAATAAGATGATAAAGGGGGCTCGCCTGTTTGATGTGTTCGCTGTTCTGAATAATGAGGACGTTGTTATCCACCGGACACCCGGATTGGGGAATTTCAAGAGAAATGATATACTGGTTTTTAATTTCCCTTATCAAATGAATCGTTGGGATAGTGTAAGGTTCGATGTAATGCAATATTACGTAAAGCGATGTATTGCTTTGCCAGGAGATACGTTAGAGATTCGGGGCGGATTTTATAAAATACGTGGATGTGACGAACAACTGGGAAATTACAGCGCTCAACACGATCTTGCGAACTTGGATTATCCGGAGCAGTATGGCATTGTGGTCGGTACATTTCCGTATGATAAACAAATTGGATGGACTATCCGTGAGTTCGGACCTTTGCCGATTCCCAAGAAAGAACAGACGGTAATGATGAACCGTACAAACTGTCTTTTGTACAGGCAGTTGATAGGGTGGGAACAGAAGAAGAAACTACGTATAAAAGACGGACAGATATTGCTGGGAGACAGTGCGATTACCCAATATCGCTTTAGAAAGAACTATTATTTTGTATCCGGTGATAATATGGCAAATTCACAGGATTCAAGATACTGGGGGATGTTGCCGGAAGAATATATTGTAGGTAAGGCTACCCGTATCTGGTATTCGGAAGATAAATTTACGGAGAAACCCCGCTGGGATAGAATAATGAAGAAAATAAAATGA
- a CDS encoding glutaminase domain-containing protein, which produces MEIRMYIRFVATWRMIIASGIISLIYACACPDEKTPRLSAIVPTEHTLLAVTPSLSLQLTGDTLNKSYPQLRTGKAFPITGFLRVDGIPYRFMGGDSLRISPLAPLSEDTVGWTGKYSFLFPGKGWEQRMYDDSWWSDGKGAFGPIKGYYYPAHTLWGAENIYVRRHIKVGNRNVLKNHKVYVRYVCDDRIKLFCNGKHLLESGFTHQTKCQRLTDEAINQIVDGDNILAAYCRNTGGAALLDFGLYIENKTYADAEPATLKKMNAQATQTQFIFQCGEVELQIDLVSPSLSEKWDMAGWPVGFLSYQVRTENEKEHTVEIMFDVDVEWMFGTRKVDSWVEHDWRFAKSDSLYLAMIAGETTFSCEDNHIILSQNLCARNENKGVLLIGHEEGRTFQYSGENLRPLWNKDGTREVKELMMSVGNRYQKFKTECDELDYRWNIKAFQVGNEAFAGSMLSAYRNFMSSHRFVSSSDNKLFCFGDTLGNVREAYKSFPALLFFNRTDWMKGLLEPIFAYCEDIHWAKRYPPYDIGLYPIASKQVKLEDCAIEAAANILMMTTAIIEAEQDFGYADMHWEQLCLWADYLQERMKKMTFPSVGLLEHDDERVKCVLGLMAYHKLVQLKGNL; this is translated from the coding sequence ATGGAAATAAGAATGTATATCAGATTTGTTGCAACATGGAGAATGATTATAGCCTCAGGTATTATTTCTCTGATATATGCATGTGCTTGTCCGGATGAGAAGACTCCCCGCCTGTCCGCTATTGTTCCTACTGAACATACATTGTTGGCTGTTACCCCTAGTTTAAGTCTCCAATTAACGGGGGATACCTTAAATAAAAGTTACCCGCAGTTAAGAACCGGAAAAGCGTTTCCGATAACTGGCTTTTTACGTGTAGACGGCATACCTTATCGTTTTATGGGAGGTGATTCTTTACGTATATCTCCTTTAGCGCCTCTTTCGGAGGACACTGTCGGATGGACGGGAAAATATTCTTTCTTGTTTCCGGGAAAAGGATGGGAGCAGAGGATGTATGACGATTCTTGGTGGAGTGATGGTAAAGGGGCTTTTGGTCCGATAAAAGGATATTATTATCCGGCTCATACCCTGTGGGGAGCGGAAAATATTTATGTCCGCAGGCATATCAAGGTCGGTAATAGAAATGTTTTGAAGAATCATAAAGTTTATGTCCGTTATGTATGCGACGATCGGATAAAACTTTTCTGTAATGGGAAACATCTGTTGGAAAGCGGATTTACACATCAAACGAAATGCCAGCGTTTGACTGATGAAGCAATTAATCAAATAGTGGATGGAGATAATATCTTGGCTGCATATTGCCGCAATACAGGTGGAGCTGCCTTATTGGATTTTGGCTTGTATATAGAAAATAAAACTTATGCTGATGCGGAACCTGCAACTTTGAAAAAAATGAATGCGCAAGCTACACAGACTCAATTTATTTTCCAGTGTGGAGAGGTGGAACTTCAGATTGATTTGGTCTCACCTTCCTTATCGGAAAAGTGGGATATGGCAGGGTGGCCTGTCGGTTTTCTTTCCTATCAGGTTCGTACGGAAAACGAAAAAGAGCATACGGTGGAAATTATGTTTGATGTAGATGTGGAATGGATGTTTGGTACGAGGAAAGTTGATAGTTGGGTTGAACATGATTGGCGTTTTGCGAAGTCCGACAGTTTGTATTTGGCTATGATAGCAGGGGAAACAACGTTTTCATGTGAAGATAATCATATCATCTTGTCTCAAAACTTGTGTGCGAGAAATGAGAATAAAGGTGTATTACTTATTGGACATGAAGAAGGTCGGACTTTCCAATATAGCGGTGAGAATTTGCGCCCACTTTGGAATAAGGATGGAACAAGAGAGGTGAAAGAATTAATGATGTCTGTAGGAAACAGATACCAGAAATTTAAAACCGAATGTGATGAATTGGATTATCGGTGGAATATCAAGGCATTTCAAGTAGGAAATGAAGCCTTTGCCGGGTCCATGCTTTCTGCCTATCGTAACTTTATGTCTTCTCACAGGTTTGTGTCATCCTCAGACAATAAGCTTTTTTGTTTTGGTGATACTTTGGGTAATGTCAGAGAAGCTTATAAAAGTTTTCCGGCATTGTTGTTTTTTAATCGCACCGATTGGATGAAAGGGTTGTTGGAGCCCATATTTGCGTATTGTGAAGATATTCATTGGGCAAAGAGGTATCCACCTTACGATATAGGCTTGTATCCCATTGCTAGCAAACAGGTGAAACTAGAAGACTGTGCCATAGAAGCGGCAGCCAATATATTGATGATGACAACTGCTATTATTGAAGCGGAACAGGACTTTGGTTACGCTGATATGCATTGGGAGCAATTGTGTTTATGGGCGGATTATTTGCAGGAAAGAATGAAGAAAATGACTTTTCCATCTGTAGGGTTATTGGAGCATGACGACGAACGTGTGAAATGTGTGTTAGGGCTGATGGCTTATCATAAATTGGTTCAATTAAAAGGAAACCTATGA